The window ctgactgtgattggccattaattagaaacaactacatgagaccaatcacagatctgtccactgcattccacagcagcagataaccattgtttacattcttttcctgaggcttctcagattctcaggagaaaaaatcctaaggaaaggatttttcataaaatatgtctgtgaggGTGCTTTCTCTGTGTGCAGAGACAAGCACCCAAATGTGGGATTTTATCCTTTAACAAAGTGGCACAAATTTTAAAGAGAGAGCCATGTTACCCACACATGAGGGCAGTGCACTCCCATGCAGGCAGCATCGGTGGCAGGATGGATTGCAGAGacttttcctctgcagccccagcccagcgtTGGCACTGAGGTGACCCTGCGAGGAAGCGCAAGGCACAGGGCGCAGCTGAGGAAGTACAgcgctgtgctgggctcagtgaTGAAGCTgagctccccagcactgcccagcatgGAGAAGGTCCTTTGTGCAGCCCCTGTTACAGGGGAGCCTGGGCCTTGCTGCAGACATACGGCCACTCATTGGCGCAGTTCCCAGTCATCAATCTCCCGTCAGCCAGGTACACACACTCAGAATCGCCGTGGACACgatccctgcagggaggagcagaggcagcgctggctgccaggggaagcccttgtgcccctgtgcccccaggccctgcccggctccccggCACTCACCGGAAGCTGTAGCTGCTGTTGTCCACCCACTGCAGGTGCTCGCCCCGTCTGCGCAGCCCGAGCCAGTAATGGACGTTCCCACAGAGGCGGAAGAGCAACTCCTGCCCAGGAGAGAGGAGTGGGAGCTGTCTCAGCCCCTCGGGGGCCAcgtgcccggggctgcccccgcACGctggggctccttccctgcaaggCCCCGGCCCAGGAGCGCCCCCAGGCTGCCCTCAGCCACCCCACACCGCCCGCAGCCCCTCACTCACCATGCTGTCCTCATCCTTGACAATGGCCAGGGAGGCGTTGAGCTTGGAGCACCGTTCCTGAGCCTGCTCCCAGGTGCCGTAATCCCTTGAGAAGTAGCAGCAGAACCCCCTGTACCCAACCCAGTCAAAGGGACAGCCCAGAACCAATGGCGGAGTTTCAGGTGTGACTGGAACCTGTaatgctgcaggaggaagaggagaaggtcTGAGGATtcccctgtgcagggagcagggagcccgCTCTGCCCCGAGGGGCTgggcccaggctgctgcccctcccttacctgccagcacagccaaggccgTCCCCAAagccagcaccaggagcagcagaatcaGCACCACCACACGACGGGACCTGAACCGTTTTCCTGGAAcaggaaagagctgctggctgccagaaGCAGAGCCGGCCCCGCAATCTGCTCAGCCCATgcccagggagcacagctgtggctgcgcTGTCCCCGCTGCCCAGAGACAAGCGCAGCCTCCGGGAGCTCTCCGGGggccgcagccccagccccggcggctctgcagccgctgcagcccagctccctgcctgtgggAGAAATGACCCCGTAATTTTGGCTTTCACGTTTATGTGTTAACCTATGCATGTTATTAGTGATTATAATGACTTATAGTATCAATTATAACTCTTTCCAGCTGGATGCTAGTATAATATAAACTATCAGCTTAAGTACACACTGTATTGCTCAAAGACATAGTAGTGTAATCAATAGGTATGTATCGCTTATGAAAATAATAGTGTGAGGAATGTACTGTGTTACAGACCTTAGCAAAACATCAGATGTGAAAAAAGGTTTTGTGTGACTAAAAACAGTATAAGGCCATCCACTGACCAACCTGACCAAAAGATAAAACAACAGTGACAGAAACCAGAGCACCGGAGGACAATCATAGGATACCATGTTAAAATTAAGGAGAACGTACTACAATCTTATAAAAGGATTGAAACATCAGAACTGAgacacaagaagaaataaagtatCTTCACCTGACACCCAGGATGTCATGCAGATAAGAGTATGAAGCAGTCAGACAAAGGAGTTCCCAGAACATaagaaaatttgaaagaagGTCTGAATAACGCATTAAGCACATGAATACGCATGTACTTCAGCGAGGTAACAGTATAAACAGAACATTATCAGTATACCCCAGTGTGTTCTTTCACTGTTGACCAGGAGCACCCAGCGCTGGAAATATTATCCCTTTTTATCCTATTACaaccattattattattattcaccTTTCAAAACCAGTGAATTCTATATCCCTTACCTGTGAATGGGGCAACCTGGCACAAGGAATTCACCAGAACCCCCTACGCCCGCCCCCACCCTTCACCGCAGCCTCCTCCGCCAGCGGCGAGGCACAACCGACCGCGGGGCACACCTGTGCTGGAGCCGCCTCCGAACGCCACCGCCTCGCCGGGCTCCGGGTGCCGCCACTGCTCTGCCATGATCCCGACAGCACCATACGGCGCCGCCCAGATGGCGGATTGGAGGGAGCGTGGTGAGTCACAGATTTTCCGCCTAATCTGACCAATCAGCGGGCGAGAGGGCAGCCAATCGCACCTCGGAAGCGCTGCGGCCATCCCGTCCCGCCTCACCCGGGGCGGGTCCCAGCTGGCGCGGCTCCGCCAGGCGTCCTCTGCCGCCGGCGGAGCGTTCCCCACTCCCGGGGGCGCGGCTTTGCCCGGCGGCGCCGCTTGGGCCCGGGCGAACTCACTCCCCTCCCTGTGGCGGGGCGAACCCCCGGCCTCTGCCGGAAGGGCTCTGACTGCCCCTGGGTACTGAAGCCTCACGCACCATAAAAATATGTTGAAATCCTTTCTTACTCTTGTGTTTTTCGTGGACTCTGATTTCTCTGACAATTGTCACTGGAGAGATTCAAAGTGGTCAATACAGTGCCTCGTTATTATTATGTGCAGCATAACACAACCTAATTTCTTTAACAGAAATGCAGATGATATTTACCATATGCTATTACTCTAAATACATTCCTGAGAAGCTCCCGGTTTGTTTCACACTTTGCCAAATTGTTGTTTCTTTCGGTACAATTGCACTTTAAAAAGTCCTAGTAAATTTATGGTTCCTTAAAATTTGCAGCTACCATGAGTTTTTCTCAATGTTAAATTACATAGGGTCAATGTACTTCTCTAATCCCTCCAGTAAATCCATCAGGCCGCTATTTCAGCCACACTTGGTTCACATTTTCAGCACCTTTTGATATTAATAGCAGCAGACTAAGTTACATATTGTAGTACCCAGAATTTTTAAGGATACTGATTGTTAGTTCAGTTATGTTTTACTTGAATATGATTTTAGTGTTGCTAAGATTAAGCAAAGCTAGATCTGAGTAATATTAAGTTAGGCTTTATTGCTCTATTGAGTTAATTTTGTTAAGAGTCATTTATGTCAAGGTGGATTTCTGTCAGGTTTGAGTGAGTGTTGCTGAGTTTGGACAAGGTCAAATTTAAGTCTTCACTTTAAACCATTTCTTGTTCTATTCCAATTTCATTAAGATCAGTTTTTATTCAGTATTAAAGATGTTAACTTTAAGTTCTCTTAAGTGTACCTCTAGTGCTACTGAGGTGACACCAAATTTCAttgcaattaattttaatttctatattaattttgtttaaatatgtTTGTCTACATTGCAAGATGGAGTTACTTCCTTCTAGAGATAAGACAGATCCAACTGGAACAATGATAAACACCTGCTTTTGGATAGAAGATACAGTTTGTGGGGCCCTTGATCCTCTCACAGATTGCACAGGTGTCAGTGCTGCACTGCCTGACAGGATCATTGACTGTGATCTCTTCTGGTTTATCTCCCACAGATAACACAGGAGAGTGGGTGCTTGTTCCACATTATGGCTGTTATCCATTGTAAGCTGTTCAGTGTTTCATTGCTGTGGATACAGGAATGCTGGAAGAATATTGTCTCCAATTCCTGAGACAGCCACTGTTGATATATGGGTTCCATCATGTGAATTCACTCATTTTTATAACAGGCATTATTCATAAGGTATCATTACCTTATTTATAACTGGCTTTTCATAAACTTTGGTGACTATTTGACATATCTTTGTGTGACTACCCACAAGCCATGGTGTCACTTTGGGCTCTCTCTgttttgtgctgcagctgcatctcTTTGAACAGGCTGTCTGCAGCCattcctgcactgcctgctcagCCTTTAGACCCTTCTCTTGTTCCAGCAGGGTTGCTGTGCCCTGACCCAGGCTGTCTCatgattttcctgtgttttcagaGTTCCAGGATGAGATCTCTGGGCTCTGTCAAAAGCCTCATCTGAGCTGAGGTCCTGTGGTCTTCCCTGACCCTTTTGTGCCACATCCTcatgggacagggctgtgaccTGCTGAGGgcaaggctgctcctgctctgtgggaaTCAGACACAGCCCCAGTTATTCTCTCAGAAGAGAATTTGCCTCAATTTAGTCTCCTAAAAATAGGGGAAATAGAGTTTCCCTTTTCTATTTCCCTCAACAAAAACCATCCCGGGGGTTTTAGGACACCTTTTTCATCTGAGAAGGCCCCTTCAAATGGAGGGTCCCCCTCGATGGAACTCTTACAGTGGCACATCAAGAGGTTCCTCTCAAGGGAAGCCCTTTCAGACCAGGGACAGCCGTGCTTGCTCTCAGTTTGAACCTCAAGATGATGAAAATGAGGCTCTTTCCCTCAATTCAAACAGCACCATAAAGGGTTTCTCCTTCCATTTCAACATGAAAATCATGGAAAGCAGTGACTGCCTGCTGAGGGAAGAAcctaaataatgaaaaaggtGTGTTTTCCTTCAATTGAGACCCTTCAAATCACAGGTGAATGGGGATCCTCTCCAGTTCAATACACAATTACAGAAAagctttcccttctccattTAAATCCCTTTACTCCTTGTAATGCCTCATTTccgggggccctgtgggggaaTTCGGGGCACCGGtcactcctggggctgctgcccctcgcacagtgctgagcagttccctcccagtgctccttcctgctcactcctgctgctcccactctccctcccagttccctcccagtgttcccaggaTCTCTCCCAGAGAGACTGAATCAGCAGAACTGCATGGTCTGCTCTTGAAGAGGCAAGACTTTAACTGTCAGGAGAGAAAATCCAACTGGGAAAACTACACACTGTCACACACATCCTGAACGAGGATGGGTTTCACTTGTTGGCacaaggagagaaggagaaatctGACAGGAATAGTCTTCATCATTCTGCCCACACTTTGTCAaaccctccagctcctgcacttcaGGAAGTAACAAGTGGCCTCTAAGAAGCGACTTTGATGTCAGTGAGCAGGTTATTATGGATTAATCTTGCACTAGAAAGCGGTCTTCACACCCTACTGCTCTTTGCATCACCCAAAGAGcttggaggctgctgcccagggagctcctgaGTTGTATCTTTGTGAAAGTCTGTCCGAAATATCCTTcatttttgcctcacaattgtcatgaaGAAAAGACCACTGAAAagttaaaaactgttgagccagtgGGGAGAGGGAAGTCATGCACTCCTCAGCTCACTGTTTCCCACCGGTGTTGTTCGCAGAACACGCCACGCTGAACTTGAAGGGGGCGTTCTGCCCTTTCTGAACAATGGACTGGGACTTTCTCCCCATCTCCTGGCCTGACTggtctgagctctggggtggtcCCTCCTCCAAGACAAGACCCCTCTCGTCTGCCTTCAACCATCGTGACAGACAAGCAGAGATGTGAGCCTTGTCATCAAGGAACCGAGACAAAGAGACCCCTGTGCAAGGAAAGCCCCTCGTACCTTCTTCCAAAGACTGGGACTGAACCCCCCAACTCGGGGCAGGTGTgcagtggggagggggaaaagctgGCCAGAGTAAGTGCAGGTGCAAGCACTGGGCCATGAAAACAACGGTGCCTGTTGTCTGGCTGGGGTTTGTGTACCCCCTGTTCTTTCACCCCCCCCAAGACCTTTGTTTCGGCTCCCCTTCCCCCCAACAAAAGGCAGTATAACTGAGGTCCTGGTGAGCCGTGCCTTTCGAGATCCCCCCGGATGTGGCCTGGTGAGCTTTCCATGGCTGCACCTcgaaggagaaaagcagcatcACGTTCCGGTAGCTATACCCAACTCCCatcctttcctccctcttttccttatcttctccttttttccccaattccctTCACCAAAGCATTTCTGttgtggttatttcaataaaactgtgTTTGTTGATTTGCTATTGCAAAtcccctgtgcctttgttggttattttgCACCCTAAAATCACTGTGTCATCCGTTCACTGGGACAGAACGTGACAAAATTGGCGTCACGAACAGGATTCTGGTAGCCAAAGAGATTTGCAGGTTCTGTGTAGTCTGTATCAGGTGAGAGAGAGTCTCTCGCAAACTGCACATGCCTAAAAAGGCAAATCTCATGCTCAACTGAGCGCTCAGGCTCCACAATTGGCACAAAAGATTTTTCCGTGCAGAATAGGGGTAACTGTTCCTGTTGCATTTGTGCATATCTGGACTGCCTAGGAAGGAAGGGACAGACTTGAAGCAACCTCACAGGGCTTCTTAGACAGATTTTGTCCCTTCATCTACACAGGGGAGTGaggggcagcacagcaaaggCTGAGTGGCTTTCCCCCTGTTGCAGGCTCTGGTCCcctcacaaagaaaacatttgtgtgcatgtgtatacACTGCCTGGGAAGGAAGAGACAAACTTGAAGCAACCATGCAGGGCCTCTCAGACAGATTCTGTCTCTTCAGCTATCCAGGGAGACAAAGGGGGGCACTGAGAGTCTGTATGATTGTGTAACTTGAGTTTACACATTCACTCCCTGGTATAGTTTTAGTCCCTCCATACAAAATGAGAGAACACCTCAATCCTAAAGCAAAAGCTGACTTTTACTAGTTGCTTGCTAAACACAATGCAAAACCACCACCTGGTGGAGAAACTTGGGCAGAGAACAATTGGTTTAATTTGGAAAATGTCATTGATAGAATATGTTCTCTGCAACATGAATCAAAATTCAAAATGGGCAGAAAAAAGAACATTCTTTGCTCAGTTTTGGGAGCCTGTCTCAGTGCAGCCATAGAAAACGGCTTTAAGCGGAGAGTGAGAAAATGGTAATAATACACTCCCTTCAAAATCTAGTTGAAATCTTGCAAAAACAGTTAAATGAGGATAGAAATGAAATTTACATGCTGCAGGCTGCCCTGAGGGAAGAACACaccaaaaacacacacaaaacgAACTCCTctacagagaagaaagaaaaacaaacacctcaTATCAAACAGATATAGCCACACAAAGAACTTGAAGCAGTAAAACAAAACTATCCTTACAAAGAATCTGAAACAGTTAAAAATTGTGGAGAAAATTGCTCTCCCTGTTTGAgaccttttattaaaactgaatataacTATATCAATGATGAAGATGTAGAACCACACatcacaacaaaacaaacaccattcagCGCTACCTAATTAGCTAAATTGAAAGAGGAATTCGGGCGCCTTCCTCACATATCAGAAACAGAATATGTGTTCCGGGTATCTCTCGCTGGCGGAGATCGAAATAAATTAACTGAACAGGAAGCCAGTGGATATTGGGGACATAGTGTTTTCTTAACAACAGGAGATAAGCGTGACTCCTGGTCTCTAACACAACGTGCAGCCTATTGGGCCGGGGGAATAAATCCCTTGGAACGGGGTGATCCCCCGGTAATTGTCAGTACCCCTGACCAGCTCTTAGAAAGTGTACATAAAGCTGCATGTTTGCAAATGATtcatgagaaaaaattaattcctggcTTTGAATCCCCGATGCAATTGCCTGTGAAGCCCGAAATAATGACCTCTTTAATTCGTGGGCTTCCAGAAACATTGAAACCAACAGCAATTACTATACAAAAAACCATAATGGCTTTAAGCCCTGTAGAAAGGCTGGATAGATTCCTCAATAACTCCACTGATCCAGCCGGGTCTACTGACTCTGTTTCCACACCATATTCACCAACACAATCCACAGCCTTGCAATCTGATTCACCTGCTAGCAACCGTAAAGTGTGTACATGGGGGGGAAGTCGcagtaatttaataaattattgtaGACAGTATGGACCTGTAAAAGGCCCAgaggaaaaaccagaaaaaacaaaaggtgtCTGGTTTATGGGAACCCCCAACCCTGAAAACATAGaaccaggaaaacaaatttccaACAGAAACGCTGGTGGCTACTGGGAATAAAAAAGGGAGTCCACCAGGGTCTTATGGACGGTCTTCCACTTGAAACattgcagaaaataataaataactgGCATTTTAGGAGACCAAACCCCCCTGCCTCAATTATAAGAGAAGGCGAGGAAGGcactttccccacagaaatttggaaaataatcTGGGACAGTGCCACGGAGTTTGAAAGAGAATTCCAATCCTGGTGGAACCTGGTGAACTTTACCTACAACCCTATTTCAAACACACccactgcttttgttttaacCATACACAATGCTTCTGTACATTTGGTCTTCCCTGCTATTGCATTAGGATTAAACCATGACGGAGCTGTTCTCTATCCTACTGAACATAGGGGATGGACCCGTCAGGTCGATGACAAATGGCAAACTGTTAATCTGGACACTTGTATTGTCCGAGAACAACAAGGGTTCATCTGTGAAAGCAATGCAATCATAGCTCAGGATATCTGTTtagacacagagcaaaacatctGCCATTCTGAGATTCGTCCCAGTGAGGCTTCTGAGACAGCTCTTATATACACAGGCAATGGCTGTGCTTGCTTTAGAATGATCTGCAATTTCACCCACTGGCACCAGCTGCCTCCAGTCCCTTGCTCCCATTTTGCCCATTCGGAACTCCTGGAGATGCCTGCCCGCGGAGCAGGAGCCGCTGTGGGGCCGGGTAATGCTGCAGTGAATGGTGGAAGGGATTCTTGGAGGGACCTGGGCCAGGCCAGGTACTCGGTGCCACCAAAACCGCTCTGtgcctctcctcttcccccgGGCTCGGCCGCCCCATGGCGGCCCCTCACCCGGCCTGCGAGCTgccggctgctgctggcccgGGGCAGCTGCGGCACGGAGTCCGCCTGCCGAGGGGCAAGAAGCAGCACTGTGCCCCGCATGCCCTGCCCCGGCGCCCCGGAGACCGGGACATCAAGCGCCGGCACAGTCGCCGTGGGTCCCTGCCTGTGAACGGGGGAAGCCGGCACAAGGAACTCGCCAGAACCCACACGGCCCTCACCGCGGCCCCCTCTGCCCTCAGTGAGCTCCGAGCTGGGGCAGCACCGACCGCGGGTCCCACCTGGGCAGAAGCTGCCCTCCGAGCACCGCCGCACGGCTCCTGGTGCCACCGCCATAGCTCTCAGAGCACTCGAGCTGATCCCACTGGCTGCCGATGGCGGTGTTTGAGCGGCGTTTGGCCGATTTGACAAATCAGCGTGCGGGAAAAAGCAGCGAGGGGCGGTGACGAGAGCCCGAACAGGAAAGGAAGCGCGGGGGGGGAACGGCGGGGTagagccgggccgggcaggaTGAGTCACGGAAATTACCCgactgtggttttgttttcttacacATAAGTGATTCCCGACTCATATTGGGACACGAGACGCAGGGGCCTCTTTTCAGAAGCACAAGCCGCGCGAGTGGAGCAGTCAGGTCACTCCTATCCTGCAAAAACCTTGCTAGGAGAAAGGGCGCCATGTTGTTGGCGCTGGTCgagagcagcagccccggggaAGCTACTTCTAGGGCTCTCAACAGTGAATTACGGCAGGCATTCTCGGAGTAACCTGGGCCAGACCAGGTGATCGGTGCCACCAAAACCGCTCTGtgcctctcctcttccccccGGCCCGTCCGCCTCATGGCGGCCCCTCACCCTGCCTACGAGCTtccggctgctgctggcccgGGGCAGCTGCGGCTCGGAGTCCGCCTGCCGAGGGgcaagaagcagcagccccgggctgcTCACCATTGTACCCCGCATTATTCCCTGCCCAGGCGCCTTGGAGCCCGGGGAAAACCGAGCGCCGGCACAGTCGCTGTGGGTCCCTGCCTGTGAGCGGGGGAAGCCAGCACAAGGAATTCGCCAGAACTCCCCCGGCCCTCACCGCGGCCCCCTCCGTCCTCAGCGAGCCCCGAGCTGGGGCAGCACCGACCGCGGGTCCCACCTGGGGTGAAGCTGCCTCCGGGCTCCGCCGCCGCCTTGCCCGTTCGGGCGCTGCcgtggcacagctcctggcGCCGCCCCCTCAGTTCTCTGAGCACTCGAACTGGTCCCACTGGTGCCGATTTGACAAATCAGCATGCGGGAAAGCAGCGAGGGACGGTGACGAGAGCCCGAACAAGAGCAGAAAGCGCGGGGGAGAAACGGCAGGGCAGGGCGTGTCCTGGAAATTACCCGACTTcggttttgttttcttgcacCGAAATTATTTACGGCGCCATATTAGGAGCCAGAGTCAGGGGCATATTCAGAAGCAGGAGCCACGCGAGGGGAGCAGTCAGGTCACTCCTGTCCTGCAAAAACCTTGCTAAGGAAAAGGGCCCCTCGCCCTTGAGGCTGGTCGAGAACAGCAGCCCCGGGAAAGCCGCTTCTGGGGTTCTCAACAGTGAATTACGGCTGGGATTCTTGGAGTGAGTCTGGCCAGGTGCCCGGTGCCAGCCCCGAGCCGGGCTCCgggtgccgccgccgccgtggAATAAAACGAACGCTCCGCCGGCCGTCGCTCCCATTCCGGCCAGACAGACCCCGCGGGCACTCGGGCTGGTGCCGCCCTGCGCTCACACTCGCGGGCACTCGGGCTTAAATTTAAACTCACATCAACTTGCAATTTCTGACTCATGAacttcatatttaattttttgtattgATTATAAATTTCTTGAGCACTctggtaatcatggttacttaactTTGTTacctttcttggtttcttcaggaTAGAATTTTTTGAGATCTTTAGGTTGGTCTGCACGGCCAATACGactattttaataaaacagggaaataaacacggtaaaaagagcaatcctgcAAGTATACACACAGTGAGCAAACCTACTTTTTCCCGTACATCTTTTTTGAAAATCTGTAGGCTATCCCACCAACTAgaatcaagtgtaggagtttgttCTTGGTTATTTACAAATgccaggttttttttatttcatttgaaatgtttctAATAATTGCATTCTTTATCTctaatactgcctggagcctgATGATTCTGTTTAACATAGATATTGGGGtctgaacttggcttttacaattttggattttctcaatttctattgcACTTTGCTTCTTCTGTTTGGTTTCTCCTAAATCATTGTATATAGGAACTCctaaacttgatccagtttctttgggtaataagaagaAAGTTGGTTTTATTATTCTAGCTGTGTAGCTGCCAGACCAGTCTCCTGACAATTTAGTGTATGCTGTAGTACTAGAGATTAAAACCAGGTGTTTAGAGCTCTCCCAAAATGTGGTATCAGTTTCTGTTGGGCATTCCTTATTTTTACACAGTTCCTTCAttttccaaaaggggtttatctttTTTCCAGTACAGTCATAAAAGTCATATACTTCCTGGTGGGTACACTTGTCTCTTTTCTCAATAGACTCTAATTTATTTGGATCTCTTGGGATCCACTGGGTAGCTGAATTCTTTACTGCTAAATACTTGTTACAAACCATCTTTCTTACTGTTTTcaccatttattttctctttagtAGTTCTACTAAGCTTgcttcagcagcatcacatttaaagcacaaccaggcttccCCTATAGGACACTCTTccaggagtggctgcctaaaagtggcaaTATTGTGTGctatccaatacattctcttatttttctgataaggGACCATTTGGGAGAGGTTGGGGTTAGAGTTGATGTGGACTCTccacaaggagctcacttcttcctcctcatagcAGGGTTGGTAGCACTCACTGCTTggctctcctgggctccccagagcaccaccagcaatcagagccatcagtactgcccttcccaagagtccggtatgggtcatcttgcacagcctgcccacccggccttgcctcttggggaattttactgaggagaagcttccaagctctttagagtcccttctacccgcttctctggttaaacctctcttggtctgttccctaccaATTTTGGTCTCCctcccaggggagtgttctgtagaggattaacctggagtctttagaattAAATTGGGGAACTTAACCataattacttatttacagtctTAAACTTGTTACCAACATAGTTTACACAGAACcatcttgaaacattttaagcaatgttaGACCAatttcccatacagttcagtctttttgactcttccttctaagagtcaactttaaatca is drawn from Zonotrichia leucophrys gambelii isolate GWCS_2022_RI chromosome 1, RI_Zleu_2.0, whole genome shotgun sequence and contains these coding sequences:
- the LOC135444048 gene encoding C-type lectin domain family 2 member H-like codes for the protein MAAALPRCDWLPSRPLIGQIRRKICDSPRSLQSAIWAAPYGAVGIMAEQWRHPEPGEAVAFGGGSSTGKRFRSRRVVVLILLLLVLALGTALAVLAALQVPVTPETPPLVLGCPFDWVGYRGFCCYFSRDYGTWEQAQERCSKLNASLAIVKDEDSMELLFRLCGNVHYWLGLRRRGEHLQWVDNSSYSFRDRVHGDSECVYLADGRLMTGNCANEWPYVCSKAQAPL